The genomic window ACGGTGTACTCGACCGACTGCCCTTCCGACAGGTTGTCGAATTGCCGATCCGCCACGCTGGAATGGTGAAAGAAAACGTCCGCCCCATCCGAGCCCTGAATGAACCCGAATCCCTTGTCATGCACCAACTTCTTGATCGTACCCGACGCCATAACTCGCCACTCCTTATCACACGAAACGACAAAACTTGCGGCGGAGAACTAACACACCCCGACGCCCACTGGAAGTGTGCCCGAACTTGCGATCAGAACACACGTACAACATGAACTTCAACCACGCTTCTCCGACGCAAACCAGTCGTGCAGATCGGTCGACTAGGCGACCGGCGAACAAAAGGCGTTCTTGGCCTCAGGTCACGAATGCGTGAGCCGGTTAGATTACGGAAAAAAAGGTTTGCTCGCAACCCTTTTATACTACTTTTTGGCGGCCTCCCGATGGCTCCAATGCGGTCCGTCACCCTAGTTCAAAGCTACCATGCTGGGCGTTACTCGGCTCTTCGCACCTGGGGGGGAGGGGGGTACTGATAAACCTTGCCGGCGAGTGAAAATCTGCCGTCGCGAGTGCCCCTCGGTAGTTGCCCGCGCGTGCGCCTTCATGCTGCCAGCGTGACTCGGTAAATCTCGGTAAAAACCATGCTCAGCGGCCGGCAACGCTGACGCTTCTTATGCAGAGTGGCGCTTGGTCAACTCTGCTCGAAAATCGTGTTTTCCCACGTGCGGTTGCGATGCCGAAGTTGCCGATGATGCGTGTGGCAACGTTTGTTCCACGACCCATCCCGCCCCATGGCCGTGTGACCAAATTCCCGCTTGGTCGCGCGTGCTCTCCACATGTTCCAATCACGCGAAGTCGGTCCGCGCGCAGCGGTACTGCTGGCCGCCATTTTTGTGGCGGTGCAGGCCGTGGCGGCACATGCACAAGAGCCCTACCGGCTCCCCGACGTCAGCATTCTGGCGCGGCAGCCGGAATCCATACCGCCCGGCGCGTCGTCGTCGGGCGCGTATCCACCGGTCACGTTGCCGCCGAATGCGAGCGCGGTGCCCTCGGGCCCTGGATTGTTGCCGCCGGGCATCGGTGCAGCTCCTCCTGGTGTCGGCGCAGCTCCGTCCGGGGCCGCGGGCCTCGAAGAATCGATCACGCTAGGCAATCCCACGCCGCTCACCGGCCAGCCGGTTCGGCCGCCGAGTCAGGGCGAGATCGGCCGTGCTTGGGGACCCAGTAGCGAGCTGCCGTGGTCGTGGCATTTTCTGCCCACGGGCCTGATGTACCGCTCTTACCTGGCGGGCGTGAAAGAACCGCGATTAGGTACGGCGTGGCTGACGGATTCTTCGCTTGGACCGTATCACGACACGCGACTCAATACGCCTCAGGTCGGCACCGTCTGGGATTCGACGCTGGGTGCCCGCGTCGGCATTCTGCGGTACGGCACGCCGAACGCGTATCGCCCGGAAGGTTTTCAGATCGATCTCACCGGATCGGCGCAGCCGCGCTTGAATCCCTTCGGCGAAAGCACGCCGCTATTGTCCTGCGATTACACGATCGGAATACCGATCACGTACGCTCGTGGCAAGTGGCAGTATAAGACCGGCTACAATCATCTGAGCTCGCACATGGGTGACGAGCTGTTGATCAACAATCCCTCCCTCCTCTCGCAGCGCATTAACTATGTCCGCGACTCGATCATGCTGGGCGTGGGCTGCTACGTGACGGACAATCTACGGCTGTTTGGCGAATTCGATTATGCCATCGGCCTGGGGGGCGGCTCAGAGCCGGTCGAGTTGCAATGGGGCGCCGATTACAGCCCCGCTCGACCCGGTGGCGCGCCGTTCTTTGCCGTCTACGGCGATCAGCGGCAGGAGCTCAAATACGGCGGCTTCTTCGTCGTGCAGGCCGGCTGGCAATGGCGCGGCGGTTTGGCGCTGAGCACCTTCCGCATCGGCCTGCAGTACATCAACGGCAAGAGCTCGCAGTGGGAATTCTTCAACACCTTCGAGCAGCGCGTCGGCTGGGGCATCTGGTACGACTTCTAACTTGCCCGAAGTCAGCCAGGCGCGATTGCACGTTTCACCCCTGGTGGACAAGCCACCAGGGACACCCACGAAGATCTTGAAGCAGCAGCGCCTCACAGCGGCTTGCGATTTCCCGTCTTTTCTTCGACGCCGTGGGCGTGCTTGAGAAACTTGGGCGCCGGCACGCGCTGCGGCTGTCCAACGCCGAAGAAGGCCGCGACCTTGCTGACCACGAACTGCTGCTCGGAGAAGGTCAGTTCCGGGAAAATCGGCAGAGCTAGCGTCTCGCGCGTCGCCGCTTCGGTCTTGGGAAGGCTACCAGGACCATAACCCAAATAGGCAAAGCACTGTTGCTGGTGCAGGGCCACCGGGTAATAAATCTCGGAGCCGATTTTGTGCTTCGCCAGATGCTCGCGCAGCGCGTCGCGCTTTCCATCGGGCACACGGACGATGTATTGATTCCAGACATGGCGTCCTTCAGCGGCCTCGACTGGCAGCGTGAGAACCTGGGCCAGGCCGGCGGTGGCGAACAGTTCGTGGTAGCGGCGCGCCTGCAATTGCCGCTGGGCCGTCCACCGATCGAGATGCGGCAGCTTGACGTTCAACACCGCGGCCTGCAGTGAGTCCAAGCGGCTGTTGATGCCGAGTACCTGGTGATAATAGCGCGGCGCCATGCCGTGCTGGTGCAACAATCGCAAACGGTCGGCCAGGTCCTGCCGGCGCGTCGACAGCATGCCGCCATCGCCCGGGCCGCCGAGATTTTTAGTCGGGTAGAAGCTAAAGCAGCCGACGTCCCCGATGCTGCCGGCCGGCTTGTGCTTGAATTCGGCCCCGATCGCCTGAGCCGCGTCTTCGACGACAGGCAAGTTGCGCTTGGTAGCAATCGATTGGATGGCATCCATGTCGGCGCACTGCCCGAACAGGTGTACCGGCATGATCGCCTTGGTGCGCGGCGTACATGCTTTCTCGACGAGCGCCGCATCGATGTTGAACGTGGCCGGATCGATGTCGACGAAGACCGGCTTCGCCCCCAGCCGCGCGACCGCGGAAGCCGTGGCGAAGAACGTGTAGCTGGGCACGATCACTTCGTCGCCAGGACCGACATCGAGCGCCATGAGCGCAAGCAAAATGGCATCGCTCCCTGACGCGCAGGCGATCGCATGCGGAACGTGAACGTAGCTGGCGATTGCTTTCTCGAGCGCCTGGCAGTCAGGTCCCAGCACGAAGCGCCCGGAGGCGAGCACGCGCCCTACGGCGTCGGT from Pirellulales bacterium includes these protein-coding regions:
- a CDS encoding DegT/DnrJ/EryC1/StrS family aminotransferase, with protein sequence MHVASADEHPLPDPQTAGVPLIDMSRQYRPLAQEITDAVGRVLASGRFVLGPDCQALEKAIASYVHVPHAIACASGSDAILLALMALDVGPGDEVIVPSYTFFATASAVARLGAKPVFVDIDPATFNIDAALVEKACTPRTKAIMPVHLFGQCADMDAIQSIATKRNLPVVEDAAQAIGAEFKHKPAGSIGDVGCFSFYPTKNLGGPGDGGMLSTRRQDLADRLRLLHQHGMAPRYYHQVLGINSRLDSLQAAVLNVKLPHLDRWTAQRQLQARRYHELFATAGLAQVLTLPVEAAEGRHVWNQYIVRVPDGKRDALREHLAKHKIGSEIYYPVALHQQQCFAYLGYGPGSLPKTEAATRETLALPIFPELTFSEQQFVVSKVAAFFGVGQPQRVPAPKFLKHAHGVEEKTGNRKPL
- a CDS encoding DUF1207 domain-containing protein; protein product: MFQSREVGPRAAVLLAAIFVAVQAVAAHAQEPYRLPDVSILARQPESIPPGASSSGAYPPVTLPPNASAVPSGPGLLPPGIGAAPPGVGAAPSGAAGLEESITLGNPTPLTGQPVRPPSQGEIGRAWGPSSELPWSWHFLPTGLMYRSYLAGVKEPRLGTAWLTDSSLGPYHDTRLNTPQVGTVWDSTLGARVGILRYGTPNAYRPEGFQIDLTGSAQPRLNPFGESTPLLSCDYTIGIPITYARGKWQYKTGYNHLSSHMGDELLINNPSLLSQRINYVRDSIMLGVGCYVTDNLRLFGEFDYAIGLGGGSEPVELQWGADYSPARPGGAPFFAVYGDQRQELKYGGFFVVQAGWQWRGGLALSTFRIGLQYINGKSSQWEFFNTFEQRVGWGIWYDF
- a CDS encoding cold shock domain-containing protein, with translation MASGTIKKLVHDKGFGFIQGSDGADVFFHHSSVADRQFDNLSEGQSVEYTVDSNGGPKGKGPRAASVTPV